In Sphaeramia orbicularis chromosome 5, fSphaOr1.1, whole genome shotgun sequence, a genomic segment contains:
- the LOC115419370 gene encoding taste receptor type 1 member 3-like: MASPFSVLVLCCVFRLSCCVTPPQWFNNISTNLFNLRGDIMLGGLFPINQLTSNLSQRTEPNSISCASLNEYGLGLAIVMKYTIEEINANKSFLPGIKLGYEIYDTCLQSAVIVRPTISFLTAKSNRVLSVECNYTDFETSVSAVIGPYTSEMVSVIGKLLGFFLMPQISYGATSDKFSDKVLYPSFFRTVPTDKWQVYAMALLMKEFNWTWVAVVGSEEEYGQQGVQEFSKVAENMSVCVAYQGLIPVYTEPEPAITVILNSIVNTKVNVVVVFSLSQITEVFFKEVIKRNLTGVWVASESWAISSRVTSLPNIHTIGTVIGFTTKTQTLDLLTPYTKELFRRLSEERTKTPTPAPDSDHPDSPCPQCSNLSPANISIMEGTAVQRSAFSVYAAIYSVAQALHNMLDCDSTTCKWDRKNKIYPWKLSQVLKNTSIDLDGTHLEFDRYGNPSIGYDVIEWIWNGTNVNFTEVGSFSVNLSINTSLFKWHTENLQVPVSTCSAACDPGQVRRVKGFHSCCFDCINCTAGTYQAKKEAIQCTDCPKGQWSLERSTKCTDPTYDVLSWDKPESLGMILAGVVLLICQGSVGVLFFKHKGTPLVCASGGSLSFVALVSLMGACLSLLLFLGQPGDVVCRLQLPFTSIFQTVTLSIITSISVQIFLVTEFPQKTASHLQTLRGPGSWLFVLACCGVQAGIIGWFVQEVPSLSEYKAKMEINFVRTFLTCPVEPLTGFALMQGFNGVMALVSFMCTFMAIKPVHQYNLARDITFCSLIFCVFWVTFIPIYIGLKDKRLESIVHVSFSLSSNLGLVAAYYFPKCYLILRKPELNTENYFCTFLEGVPPTPPEEEPQPQTESEQSTGT, encoded by the exons ATGGCCTCACCTTTCAGTGTGCTGGTTTTATGCTGTGTGTTTAGACTAAGCTGCTGTGTGACTCCACCACAATGGTTCAACAACATTTCTACCAATCTCTTCAATTTGCGTGGAGACATAATGCTTGGGGGGCTTTTTCCCATCAACCAGCTCACCAGCAACCTCAGCCAGAGGACAGAACCTAACAGCATCAGCTGTGCAAG TTTAAATGAGTATGGGCTGGGCCTGGCCATAGTAATGAAGTACACAATCGAGGAAATAAATGCAAACAAATCGTTTCTTCCAGGCATCAAGTTGGGTTATGAAATTTACGACACTTGCTTACAATCTGCAGTTATTGTGAGGCCGACAATCTCCTTCCTTACAGCAAAATCCAACAGAGTTCTGTCTGTGGAATGTAATTACACAGACTTTGAGACCAGTGTATCAGCTGTGATCGGTCCTTATACTTCAGAAATGGTGTCAGTCATTGGAAAACTCCTGGGATTCTTTCTCATGCCACAG ATTAGTTATGGAGCCACCAGTGACAAATTCAGTGACAAAGTCCTCTACCCATCATTCTTCCGTACAGTGCCCACTGACAAATGGCAAGTGTATGCCATGGCACTTCTAATGAAGGAGTTTAACTGGACATGGGTGGCAGTGGTgggaagtgaggaggagtatgGACAACAGGGTGTACAGGAATTTTCTAAAGTGGCAGAAAACATGTCAGTCTGTGTGGCCTATCAGGGACTGATTCCAGTCTATACTGAACCTGAACCAGCAATCACAGTCATCCTCAACAGTATTGTAAACACCAAAGTCAATGTGGTAGTGGTTTTTTCTCTATCACAAATCACTGAAGTCTTTTTTAAAGAG GTCATCAAGAGGAATTTAACTGGTGTGTGGGTTGCCAGTGAAAGTTGGGCCATAAGCAGCAGAGTTACTTCGCTACCAAATATCCACACGATTGGCACAGTCATCGGATTCACAACCAAGACTCAGACCCTGGATCTGCTCACTCCTTACACAAAAGAGCTCTTTCGCAGGCTGAGTGAAGAGAGGACGAAGACACCCACTCCAGCACCAGATTCTGACCACCCTGATTCTCCCTGCCCACAGTGTTCAAACCTGTCACCTGCTAATATTAGTATAATGGAAGGTACTGCAGTGCAGCGCTCAGCTTTCAGTGTCTATGCTGCCATCTACAGTGTAGCACAAGCACTGCACAACATGCTGGACTGTGATTCAACTACCTGTAAGTGGGACCGAAAGAACAAGATCTATCCCTGGAAG CTGTCTCAGGTTTTAAAGAATACATCTATAGATTTAGACGGCACGCATTTAGAGTTTGACAGATATGGAAATCCAAGCATAGGATACGATGTGATTGAGTGGATCTGGAATGGCACAAATGTAAACTTCACAGAAGTTGGAAGCTTCAGTGTAAACCTGTCCATCAATACATCCCTCTTCAAATGGCACACAGAAAATTTACAG GTCCCTGTGTCAACCTGTTCAGCAGCATGTGATCCAGGCCAAGTGCGACGAGTCAAAGGTTTCCACTCCTGCTGTTTTGATTGTATAAACTGTACAGCGGGCACATACCAGGCAAAAAAAG AGGCCATACAGTGTACTGACTGCCCTAAGGGCCAGTGGTCCCTGGAGCGTAGTACTAAGTGTACTGATCCCACCTATGACGTCTTGTCCTGGGACAAACCTGAGTCTCTGGGAATGATACTGGCTGGGGTGGTGCTGCTGATATGTCAGGGGTCAGTGGGTGTTCTGTTCTTTAAGCACAAGGGGACCCCTCTGGTGTGTGCCTCTGGGGGATCCCTCAGTTTTGTGGCTCTTGTCAGCCTAATGGGAGCATGTCTCAGTCTACTGCTTTTTCTGGGACAGCCGGGGGATGTGGTCTGTCGACTCCAGTTGCCTTTCACCTCCATTTTTCAAACAGTGACCCTCTCCATTATCACATCTATCTCAGTACAG ATATTCTTAGTGACAGAGTTCCCACAGAAAACTGCCTCTCATCTGCAAACATTAAGAGGTCCAGGGAGCTGGCTGTTTGTGCTGGCCTGCTGTGGTGTGCAAGCCGGCATAATCGgctggtttgtccaggaggtgcCTTCACTCTCTGAGTATAAAGCTAAAATGGAAATAAATTTTGTAAGAACATTTCTGACATGTCCTGTGGAACCCTTAACTGGATTCGCTTTAATGCAAGGCTTCAATGGTGTCATGGCCCTTGTGTCTTTTATGTGTACGTTTATGGCTATAAAGCCTGTTCACCAGTATAACCTGGCCAGGGATATTACTTTTTGTTCTCtgattttctgtgtgttttgggTCACCTTTATTCCCATTTATATAGGCCTGAAGGACAAAAGACTAGAGTCTATTGTCCATGTTTCTTTCTCCCTGTCAAGCAACTTGGGACTGGTGGCAGCCTATTATTTCCCAAAGTGCTACTTAATTTTGAGAAAACCTGAGCTAAACACAGAAAATTATTTCTGTACATTTCTAGAGGGAGTCCCTCCAACACCACCTGAGGAAGAGCCACAGCCTCAGACAGAGTCCGAACAGTCAACAGGGACATAA